The Zootoca vivipara chromosome 16, rZooViv1.1, whole genome shotgun sequence genome has a segment encoding these proteins:
- the LOC118088882 gene encoding lysozyme C, milk isozyme-like isoform X2 yields MIHLLQTLLLTCFAVTVQAKIFGRCELFHALKVSGLDGYEGYSLANWICMSFFETGFDTEAIDRRKDGTKDYGIFHINNGWWCKDEGTLSENLCSMSCAGLLNNDIHDDIVCVKRIVKDPQGMGTWREWKKHCENQDLSEWVKGCKP; encoded by the exons ATGATCCACTTATTACAGaccctcctcctcacctgctttGCAGTCACTGTGCAAGCCAAGATCTTTGGTCGCTGCGAGTTGTTCCACGCGCTGAAAGTTAGCGGACTGGATGGATATGAGGGGTACAGCCTGGCCAACT GGATCTGCATGTCGTTTTTTGAGACTGGCTTTGACACAGAGGCTATTGACAGGCGCAAGGATGGCACTAAAGACTACGGCATCTTCCATATCAACAATGGCTGGTGGTGTAAAGATGAAGGTACCCTCTCGGAGAACCTTTGCTCCATGTCTTGCGCAG GTTTATTGAATAATGATATTCACGATGATATCGTATGTGTCAAGAGGATTGTGAAAGATCCCCAAGGCATGGGGACCTG GAGGGAGTGGAAAAAGCACTGTGAAAATCAAGACCTGAGTGAGTGGGTGAAGGGGTGTAAGCCCTGA
- the LOC118088882 gene encoding lysozyme C-like isoform X1 produces MIHLLQTLLLTCFAVTVQAKIFGRCELFHALKVSGLDGYEGYSLANWICMSFFETGFDTEAIDRRKDGTKDYGIFHINNGWWCKDEGTLSENLCSMSCAGEFLPASPPPAAGGTVPEGTGKMVGCCRKWNSLLNAMLEVRNLVLSRCCSSYHQPQPNMGNGEG; encoded by the exons ATGATCCACTTATTACAGaccctcctcctcacctgctttGCAGTCACTGTGCAAGCCAAGATCTTTGGTCGCTGCGAGTTGTTCCACGCGCTGAAAGTTAGCGGACTGGATGGATATGAGGGGTACAGCCTGGCCAACT GGATCTGCATGTCGTTTTTTGAGACTGGCTTTGACACAGAGGCTATTGACAGGCGCAAGGATGGCACTAAAGACTACGGCATCTTCCATATCAACAATGGCTGGTGGTGTAAAGATGAAGGTACCCTCTCGGAGAACCTTTGCTCCATGTCTTGCGCAGGTGAGttccttcctgcctccccacccccggccgcaggtggcactgtgccaGAGGGGACAGGCAAAATGGTGGGGTGCTGCAGAAAATGGAACAGCTTGCTAAATGCTATGTTAGAGGTGCGGAAcctggtgctgtccagatgttgttcaagCTACCACCAGCCCCAACCCAACATgggcaatggtgagggatga
- the LOC118088808 gene encoding sperm acrosome membrane-associated protein 3 — MKALLLLPLMACLVVKVRSKIYSRCELAQTLKRWGMDGYEGYSLANWICLAYFASGFNTETVMHNSDGSSEYGIFQINSRSWCADRHTLSKNLCSLSCLDLLTEEIIDDIICLKRATAEPEGLADWYGWRDHCRGRDLSYWVAACNL, encoded by the exons ATGaaggctcttttgctgctgcccctTATGGCCTGCCTTGTGGTGAAGGTCCGTAGCAAGATCTACAGTCGCTGTGAGCTGGCACAGACACTGAAACGCTGGGGAATGGATGGGTATGAGGGCTACAGCTTAGCTAACT GGATCTGCTTGGCGTACTTTGCAAGTGGCTTCAACACGGAAACTGTGATGCATAACTCAGATGGCAGCTCCGAATACGGCATCTTCCAGATCAACAGTCGCTCCTGGTGTGCTGACCGACACACTCTATCAAAGAACCTGTGCAGCTTATCTTGCCTTG ATCTACTTACTGAAGAAATTATTGATGACATAATCTGTCTCAAGCGAGCTACAGCTGAACCAGAAGGCTTGGCAGACTG GTATGGCTGGAGAGATCATTGCCGCGGCAGAGATCTGAGTTACTGGGTCGCTGCCTGCAATCTGTGA